In Ureibacillus thermophilus, the genomic stretch TATCTTAGAAAAAGCCTTCTCCTTCCATCAACATTACAAAGAAAAAGGTACAATGTTGTTTGAACAACCAGAAGAAGTAAAATAATGTAATAAATTGGGGTTACGTGTCGCAACACGTAACCCCTCTTTTTATATTTTTATTAAAGTTTTGTGCTGAATTTGAAGTGAATGATTCAAATTTTTAGTTTTTAACGATTACATACTGGTTGGAAAGTTTAAAGCATATGTTTTAATATTGAAACTCAAAATTGTTATAATTATAATATGTTACTAATCATACCAAAAAACTTGAATATGAAATTTATAAATTTCACTATTCAGCCATAAAAATATGAACAAAGAGCAAACGATATGTAAATGTTGGAAGTCCTTATTGACGATGATATATTTTTTTTATTAATGTTTTAGTGAATATGAATATTGAGGCGAAATTTTATGAACCAAGAATTATACTTTTCCTTTTGCAAACTGATGGATGAGTTAGGTAGAAAAGACCATATTACATTTAATCACTCTAGCAGAGTAGCAAAAATCGCCATGTTTTTTGCTAAAGAATTAGGTTTGTCAAAAAAAGAAAGACAAATGTTAGAAGTCGGAGCATTGCTTCATGATATTGGAAAAATTAAAATTGATGGGGCTATTTTGAAAAAAAGCGGAAAATTAACAAAAGAAGAATTTGATGAGGTTAAAAAACATCCTTTATATGGATTTGAGATTCTAGAAAATTGGGGTATATCCAAAGTAATCTCCCAGCTTGCTTTATATCATCATGAACGTTGGGATGGAAATGGTTATCCATACGGTTTAGCAGGGGAAGAAATTCCTTTCCTTTCAAGGCTATTAAGTTTAGCTGATACTTTAGAAGCTATGACAGGAATACGCCCATATCGCAAACCTTTCACCTGGAAGGAAGCGTATATCGAAATTGATAATAACGCTGGAACCCAATTCGACCCGCAATTAGTGAAAGAGTTTTTAAAGTGTATGGAAAAGAAAGAGTTGTTGTCGATTATACCGAGCCTCTAAATTAATAAAAACGGAATTCCCGTTTCACTAAAACCTGCTATTTCAATAAGATAAATATAAAACAACCACTTTTGCTTTGGAACTTTGTGAAGTGATGAGTATTCCACAATGAGGTGTACAAAGTGCAAAAGTGGTTTTAATTTTTTGGAGGAGAATGAAAAGATTTTGGATCTATGGATTATAAATTCGGTTAGTATTGAAAAATATATCGGCGAATGATATATTTATATCAACAGACGATATATCGGAAGGCGATAGGTGGTAATAAATGAATGAAAAAACGCCGTTGACTGAAGGAGTTTATTATATTTTGCTCGCATTGTACGAACCAAGGCATGGATATGGAATTATGCAATATGTATCTGAATTGAGCAAGGGGAGAGTGGAACTGGGTCCTGGCACAGTTTACGGAGCTATTAAGTCGCTTTTGAAACGAAAATGGATAGTTCCTATTGATGAGGAAGGAAGGAAAAAGGAGTACGTAATAACAGATGAAGGAAAACGAGTTGTGGAGGCGGAAATCAAGCGGCTGGAAGAATTGTATCATAATGGGCAACTGATCACCAAAGGGGGAAAATCAGTATGAGAAAAGTAAAATATCGCATATTTCTGGACTATGACAAAGAAGAAAAATGGGTGAATGACATGGCGAAGGAAGGATGGCATCTAGAGAAGTTTTCAGTGGGTCGTTTTGTATTTGTGAAAGGGGAGCCTGGTGCATTCATATACCGTAATGAGTATTTGGGAAACTTATCGGAAGAGGAAAAAGTAGAATATTTCGCGCTACTCCAAGACAGCGGTGCTACAATTGTACATGAATCCTTTAACTGGATATATGTAAAAAAACCTGTGAATGAAGGTCCGTTTGAACTGTACACAGATGCAAGCTCAAAGATTGACTATTATAATCGTCTCTTAAATAGTTTACTCATTGTGTTGATCGTGAACATTGCGGGTGCAACCATTAATTTTTCGATAATGGGCTTGTCAAACAAGGGAGTTTTTAATTTAGGTGCAGGAATTTTGCATCTATTGGTGGCAGCACTGATATGCATCCCGATGGTGAAAATAGATAAGAATAAAAAGAAATTAAAAGAACAGTTATTTGAGTGATTGCTTGTGCGTGCCTCTTCCACAGTAGGAAGGGTTCTTTTTTTATGCTGAGAGGATAGGCTGAAGCAGATAAAATACTTTCTTTGCTTTAATCGATATAAAATAGGAAAAATCTTTTTCGATTAAGAGTGACTTATTCATGTAGCTTGTGTGAAAAGCGTGATTGGATGTTTGAGAAGTTTCAGTGGAAATTAAGATAATAAAGATAGTGAAACAAGGTAACCACGTCAGAACAGGAGCAAGAAAATGGAGTACTATAAATTTTTAAGACAATACGTTGGAACAAAACCTTTAATTTTGCCGGGCTCGGTGGTCATCATCGGCAATGGCAAGGGAGAAGTGCTGTTGCAAAAACGCCCGGAAGGCAGATGGGGGCTACCAGGAGGCTTGATGGAGCTCGGGGAAAGCTTTGAAGAAGTAGCGGAACGGGAAGTGCGGGAAGAAATTGGCCTCGAGATCCGAAATTTGCAACTCCTGCAAGTCTTTTCAGGAAAAGAATTTTACACTAAAACCCCAAACGGCGACGAATTTTACAGCGTCACTGCTGTCTTTTACACCGAGGAATATGAAGGAACCCTTCAATTCCAACCATCCGAAACCCTCGAAGTCCGCTTTTTCCCTATGGATCATCTGCCGGAGAATATGGTGGGGAGTCATGGGAGGTTTGTGGGAGTGTTGAAATGTTTAAAGTAATGTGTGTTATGAAATAAAATTGAATATTTGTTAAAGGAACGTCAAAATAGGCGTTCTTTTTTGTTATGCAGTATTTCTATCAAGGCTACTTAAAATAATTTAGAAAATAATAGAAAGTCAAAAAGGTAGGATTATCGTCAATTTCAATTGACCTTTACTCACTCTAGCATCCAATAGTATAATTTATTGATATTGGGTTAGTATTTCGGTATTTAGATACTAACTTTGAGGAGCTGAAATTGATGGACAATGTACAACCCTTTTTAAAATGGGCTGGTGGAAAACGACAATTACTACCTGAAATCAGAAAATACTACCCAGAAAAATATAATACCTATTATGAGCCTTTTGTTGGTGCTGGTGCTGTATTGTTTGATTTGAAACCGACAAATGCAGTTATTAATGATACGAATGAAGAATTGATAAATGTATATAAAGTAATTAAGGATAGAGAAAAGCTAGAATTATTAATAAATGACTTGAATGCACATAAAAATGATCCTGATTACTACTATTACATTAGGAATTTAGATAGAGAAGAAGCTTATAAGAATCTTCAAGATTATAAAAAAGCAAGCCGGTTTATTTATTTGAATAAAACTTGTTTTAATGGATTATATCGAGTGAACAGTAAAGGACAATTCAATGTTCCTTTTGGAAAATATAAAAATCCAGACTATGTAAATGAAGCTGTTTTGAGATCTGTTCATGATTTTTTAAATAACAATACCATAGAAATTTTAAATCAAGATTTTGAAGCGGCTGTAGAAAACGCATCATATGGTGACTTTGTTTACTTTGATCCACCATATCATCCGATTTCTAAAACTTCTTCGTTTACCTCTTATACTGATAACGGTTTTAGTGAAAGTGACCAAAAAAGATTAAGAGATACTTTTAATAGACTTTATGATAAAGGTTGTTATGTTTTACTAAGTAATTCTAATACAGAATTTATTCATGATATTTACTCTGAAATTAAAGGAATTCAAATAATAAAAGTTGGTGCAAATAGAAGTATAAATTCAAAAGCAGATAAAAGAGGGAAAATAGAGGAGGTTCTGATTATAGGAGATGGGAGAAAAAAAGACAAAGAACGACAAAGCTTGGGAGGAGTTATTCCAAAAATACAATATACTTAATGAAATAGAGAAAAATGGATTTTATGAGATCCTTGCAGATCAAATCCGTGAATATAGAGAACCGCGATTGATGTGTAAATTTGATCATAAAAATAATTTACCTGATATATTTGAGAAAAATAATTTAAACATCCTTCCTTTATCTACGAAATCCTATATCATTGGGGATTTTAAATTATTTGAAGATATAAAATATGATGAAAAACAGAAACCGCAGCAAATGAG encodes the following:
- a CDS encoding HD-GYP domain-containing protein yields the protein MNQELYFSFCKLMDELGRKDHITFNHSSRVAKIAMFFAKELGLSKKERQMLEVGALLHDIGKIKIDGAILKKSGKLTKEEFDEVKKHPLYGFEILENWGISKVISQLALYHHERWDGNGYPYGLAGEEIPFLSRLLSLADTLEAMTGIRPYRKPFTWKEAYIEIDNNAGTQFDPQLVKEFLKCMEKKELLSIIPSL
- a CDS encoding PadR family transcriptional regulator, which encodes MNEKTPLTEGVYYILLALYEPRHGYGIMQYVSELSKGRVELGPGTVYGAIKSLLKRKWIVPIDEEGRKKEYVITDEGKRVVEAEIKRLEELYHNGQLITKGGKSV
- a CDS encoding DUF2812 domain-containing protein; this encodes MRKVKYRIFLDYDKEEKWVNDMAKEGWHLEKFSVGRFVFVKGEPGAFIYRNEYLGNLSEEEKVEYFALLQDSGATIVHESFNWIYVKKPVNEGPFELYTDASSKIDYYNRLLNSLLIVLIVNIAGATINFSIMGLSNKGVFNLGAGILHLLVAALICIPMVKIDKNKKKLKEQLFE
- a CDS encoding NUDIX hydrolase, with the translated sequence MEYYKFLRQYVGTKPLILPGSVVIIGNGKGEVLLQKRPEGRWGLPGGLMELGESFEEVAEREVREEIGLEIRNLQLLQVFSGKEFYTKTPNGDEFYSVTAVFYTEEYEGTLQFQPSETLEVRFFPMDHLPENMVGSHGRFVGVLKCLK
- a CDS encoding DNA adenine methylase, with the protein product MDNVQPFLKWAGGKRQLLPEIRKYYPEKYNTYYEPFVGAGAVLFDLKPTNAVINDTNEELINVYKVIKDREKLELLINDLNAHKNDPDYYYYIRNLDREEAYKNLQDYKKASRFIYLNKTCFNGLYRVNSKGQFNVPFGKYKNPDYVNEAVLRSVHDFLNNNTIEILNQDFEAAVENASYGDFVYFDPPYHPISKTSSFTSYTDNGFSESDQKRLRDTFNRLYDKGCYVLLSNSNTEFIHDIYSEIKGIQIIKVGANRSINSKADKRGKIEEVLIIGDGRKKDKERQSLGGVIPKIQYT